One Halostagnicola kamekurae DNA segment encodes these proteins:
- a CDS encoding alpha/beta fold hydrolase translates to MDQQQMNVVPVDSDRQITYTEYGCPDGVPVVFLHGTPGSRQLGALFEAEAQENGVRVLAPDRPGYGRSSPWPNRSVRDAAEFVTPVLDDADVQTAGLIAFSGGSPYALSIAATQAERINQIDIIAGATPPTASDESPAIQRLLASLATTTPSVLRGLFRGQMWLAERLDPSFVVGQYTANDDAVANAAAEIVKEDFVEAFAHSRNGAVIEFRDTATDWGVDFDEIDVEVRLWHGSNDTNVPIAGARRLEGEIPSAELHVLDDADHLQTLLRSTPHVMEGIDD, encoded by the coding sequence TTGGACCAACAACAAATGAACGTCGTTCCAGTAGATAGTGACCGCCAGATCACGTATACTGAATACGGATGTCCAGATGGAGTTCCAGTGGTATTTCTCCACGGAACGCCCGGGTCTCGTCAGCTAGGGGCGCTTTTTGAGGCAGAAGCGCAGGAGAACGGCGTTCGAGTACTCGCGCCCGATAGACCAGGATACGGCCGCTCCTCACCGTGGCCGAATCGCTCAGTGCGTGATGCCGCTGAGTTCGTTACGCCAGTTCTGGACGACGCAGACGTGCAAACTGCGGGTCTCATCGCATTCTCTGGTGGCAGTCCATACGCGCTATCAATAGCAGCAACGCAAGCCGAGAGAATTAACCAAATCGATATTATTGCCGGGGCGACGCCCCCGACCGCCAGCGATGAATCCCCTGCGATACAACGACTCCTGGCGAGTTTGGCGACCACGACACCATCCGTCCTCCGAGGACTCTTCCGTGGACAGATGTGGCTGGCGGAACGCTTGGATCCGTCGTTCGTCGTCGGGCAATATACTGCAAATGACGACGCGGTAGCCAACGCTGCGGCAGAGATCGTGAAGGAGGACTTCGTCGAGGCGTTCGCCCATTCTCGCAATGGCGCAGTGATTGAGTTCCGCGATACAGCAACTGACTGGGGTGTCGACTTCGACGAGATCGACGTAGAAGTACGGTTGTGGCACGGGAGTAACGATACGAACGTACCGATTGCCGGGGCTCGTCGCCTAGAAGGGGAGATACCGAGCGCCGAACTGCACGTTCTCGACGATGCAGACCACCTTCAGACGCTGCTTCGGAGTACTCCCCACGTGATGGAGGGTATCGATGACTGA
- a CDS encoding MBL fold metallo-hydrolase, giving the protein MKIRFLGGVHEVGRSAILVNDRLLLDYGMLTGNPPQFPVDTPDPDAVVVSHGHLDHVGAIPSLLSGDRRPPIHWTPPTRELALTLARDTLKLHGGTYDCPFTEEEVRRVTQVSKTHSYRESFEAAGHEITFFNAGHIPGSAHVLVDDGETRLFYTADFHTEDQRLVSASTARPDADVVICESTYSDVEHERRQRIEDQFAESIETTLWEGGTAVVPAFAIGRTQEMLLVCEARDIDCYVDGMGKQVTQMLRRHPEFVRDDEALRRAKSNARFVTGRDGQRKRIAAQNTVIVTTSGMLSGGPAMTYIPEIRSSPTNKIALTGYQVEGTPGRELLESGRAEIDGRVMPVSAQAEWYDFSAHADRDGLLNLLSEYKDSRVLVNHGDRCDAFAEELSEIGYAASAPELGDEVTA; this is encoded by the coding sequence ATGAAAATCCGGTTTCTCGGTGGAGTTCACGAGGTCGGTCGGAGCGCCATCCTCGTGAACGACCGCCTTCTTCTTGACTACGGGATGTTGACCGGGAACCCGCCACAGTTTCCGGTGGATACGCCCGACCCCGATGCTGTTGTAGTCAGTCATGGTCACCTCGATCACGTTGGCGCAATTCCATCGCTCCTCTCCGGCGACCGTCGCCCACCGATCCACTGGACACCACCGACACGAGAATTAGCACTGACGCTTGCCCGCGACACGCTCAAACTCCACGGCGGTACCTACGACTGTCCATTTACGGAAGAAGAGGTGCGGCGAGTTACTCAGGTCTCCAAGACGCACAGCTACCGAGAGAGCTTTGAGGCGGCTGGCCACGAGATCACGTTCTTCAACGCAGGTCATATCCCGGGGAGTGCTCACGTCCTCGTAGACGATGGCGAAACGAGGCTCTTCTACACGGCGGACTTCCATACAGAAGATCAGCGATTGGTCTCGGCATCGACTGCCCGCCCCGACGCTGACGTCGTCATCTGTGAAAGCACATACTCTGACGTCGAGCATGAGCGTCGACAGCGCATCGAGGATCAGTTCGCCGAGAGTATCGAAACGACGCTCTGGGAGGGCGGTACCGCCGTCGTGCCGGCATTTGCCATCGGACGGACACAGGAGATGCTACTTGTCTGTGAAGCCCGTGACATCGACTGTTACGTCGACGGTATGGGAAAACAAGTGACTCAGATGCTCCGACGCCACCCAGAGTTCGTCCGAGACGATGAGGCACTCCGCCGAGCGAAGTCGAACGCTCGCTTCGTCACCGGCCGAGATGGTCAGCGGAAACGAATTGCTGCTCAGAATACGGTTATCGTTACGACCAGCGGTATGCTATCTGGAGGACCGGCCATGACGTACATTCCAGAGATTCGGTCAAGTCCAACGAACAAGATCGCGCTCACGGGCTATCAGGTCGAGGGGACACCGGGGCGCGAACTTTTAGAATCTGGCCGAGCTGAGATCGACGGTCGCGTCATGCCCGTCAGCGCGCAGGCTGAATGGTACGACTTCTCTGCACATGCAGACCGTGACGGACTGTTGAACTTACTCAGTGAGTATAAAGATAGTCGGGTTCTTGTAAATCATGGCGACCGCTGTGATGCGTTTGCTGAGGAACTCTCTGAGATTGGATATGCGGCATCGGCACCAGAACTAGGTGACGAGGTCACAGCTTAG
- a CDS encoding formate/nitrite transporter family protein, with amino-acid sequence MNDSDSSAEAGATREAETTQERDTGPPDEVDAVRDAVERSRSGAPAVGAVVRDRFSSDEVFQRIVAAADEEITSGSRELLFSSIAAGLAISITVLLYSSLRGATDGHPILSALLYPLGFIYIIIGGYQLYTENTLPPVALTIERLASVPALLRHWLIVIIGNFIGGTIGAAVLAWGGVFSDDAADAAVYLGTHGAETPWFDLFFKAAFAGLIVAGVVWVAFASRDTISRLVVVYLAFLAIPLGNLFHVVTSFTEMAYVVFVGELELLPGLTGFVLPVLLGNTIGGVVLVTIVNYYQTSEERLESARFGGADSRLTPTEWLLGGIAGRSFVPLIDTVEETAADPDTFRILVPIANPRTESALVNFASTLASQKESAVVHVVHIVQLPDQTIAGYSMDQRQQIIDESDSQLEGIRETVESYNVGVETSTVVTYRSFEEIFRTAERKHTDLVVMNWEVDDLWDAARAERPLGELTQQLPCDFLVLRERDLDASRIVLPTAGGPDSDLSAEVVKLLRSGTGSEITLLHIVDGPDEREAGEKFLREWAAEHGLDDATLEVDDSGDVEDAICRAVDDQTMLVIGATERGLLSRLVSGSLHLEVIEKIDKSVVLAERPTKRSLYERLFGRR; translated from the coding sequence ATGAACGATTCCGACTCCTCCGCGGAGGCGGGGGCAACACGGGAGGCGGAGACGACCCAGGAGCGGGATACGGGACCGCCCGACGAGGTGGATGCGGTCCGTGATGCGGTCGAGCGGTCCAGAAGCGGGGCGCCGGCGGTCGGTGCAGTCGTTCGGGATCGGTTTTCCTCCGACGAAGTGTTCCAGCGGATCGTGGCCGCCGCCGACGAGGAGATCACCTCCGGAAGTCGCGAACTGCTGTTTAGCAGCATCGCCGCCGGGCTGGCGATCTCGATCACGGTGTTGCTCTACTCGTCGCTGCGCGGTGCGACCGACGGACACCCGATACTGAGCGCGCTGCTGTACCCGCTCGGGTTCATCTACATCATCATCGGCGGCTACCAGCTTTACACCGAGAACACCCTCCCGCCCGTCGCGCTCACCATCGAGCGACTGGCCAGCGTCCCGGCGTTGCTTCGCCACTGGCTGATCGTCATCATCGGTAACTTCATCGGGGGAACGATCGGCGCGGCGGTCCTCGCGTGGGGCGGCGTCTTCTCGGACGACGCGGCTGACGCGGCGGTCTACCTCGGCACCCACGGCGCGGAGACGCCGTGGTTCGACCTCTTCTTCAAGGCCGCCTTCGCCGGGCTCATCGTCGCCGGCGTCGTCTGGGTCGCATTCGCCTCACGCGATACGATTTCCCGGCTCGTCGTCGTCTACCTCGCGTTTCTTGCGATCCCGCTGGGGAACCTCTTTCACGTGGTCACCTCCTTCACCGAAATGGCCTACGTCGTCTTCGTCGGCGAACTCGAGTTGCTCCCGGGATTGACGGGATTCGTCCTCCCGGTGTTGCTCGGCAACACCATCGGCGGCGTCGTGCTCGTCACCATCGTCAATTACTATCAGACCAGCGAGGAGCGCCTCGAGTCCGCCCGCTTCGGCGGGGCGGATTCGCGCCTCACCCCGACCGAGTGGCTGTTGGGCGGGATCGCCGGTCGCTCGTTCGTGCCCCTGATCGACACCGTCGAGGAGACCGCGGCGGACCCCGATACGTTCCGCATTCTCGTTCCGATCGCCAACCCGCGGACCGAGTCGGCGCTCGTCAACTTCGCGAGCACGCTCGCCAGCCAGAAGGAGTCGGCGGTCGTCCACGTCGTCCACATCGTCCAGCTTCCCGACCAGACGATCGCCGGCTACAGCATGGACCAGCGCCAGCAGATCATCGACGAGTCCGACAGCCAACTCGAGGGGATCCGCGAGACGGTCGAGAGCTACAATGTCGGCGTCGAGACGTCGACGGTTGTTACCTACCGTTCGTTCGAGGAGATCTTCAGGACCGCAGAGCGAAAGCACACCGACCTCGTCGTGATGAACTGGGAGGTCGACGACCTGTGGGACGCCGCCCGCGCCGAACGGCCGCTCGGCGAACTGACCCAGCAGCTTCCCTGTGACTTCCTGGTCCTCAGAGAGCGGGACTTGGACGCCTCGAGAATCGTGCTTCCGACCGCCGGCGGTCCGGACTCCGATCTGAGCGCCGAGGTCGTCAAACTACTCCGATCGGGGACCGGTTCGGAGATAACGCTGTTGCACATCGTCGACGGGCCGGACGAGCGCGAGGCAGGCGAGAAGTTCTTACGGGAGTGGGCCGCAGAACACGGATTAGACGATGCCACACTCGAGGTCGACGACTCCGGCGACGTCGAGGACGCGATCTGTCGCGCCGTCGACGACCAGACGATGCTCGTTATCGGTGCGACCGAACGAGGGCTCCTTTCGCGACTCGTCTCGGGGTCGTTACATCTCGAGGTCATCGAGAAAATCGATAAATCGGTCGTCCTCGCCGAACGGCCGACCAAGCGGAGTCTCTACGAGCGACTGTTCGGGCGTCGCTAA
- the solA gene encoding N-methyl-L-tryptophan oxidase, whose amino-acid sequence MTDRYDAIVLGVGEVGAATVAHLAERGTTVLGLERDDVPRGDGSAGTRRIRRAYEGDPAYVSLRRRADELWTDLEAGHDRRLTYETGSIEAGPAGSDRLERSRQACEEHGLEYESLSSAALSDRYPGFQLPEAYEAIYQPDGGFLASQRCIVAHVERAHDAGATIRARERVVGWQSTGDGDVTVDTDHARYEADNLVVTAGAWTAQFVDELEGIVVPDRQVLARLQPEVPESFEPEAHPVWTLQVPEGLFYGFPVHDVPGFELGRCNRRETADSPRAFEREPTQADERLLREFAEEHFPDGAGPTMGLQARPSASTPDGDFVLDTLADHPQVAIGAGFSGHGATFATAIGEVLADLTLEGETEHDIETFSLDRF is encoded by the coding sequence ATGACCGACCGGTACGACGCGATCGTCCTCGGCGTCGGCGAGGTGGGCGCTGCGACGGTCGCGCACCTCGCCGAGCGGGGGACGACCGTCCTCGGCCTCGAGCGCGACGACGTTCCGCGCGGAGACGGTTCCGCCGGGACGCGTCGCATCCGACGCGCGTACGAGGGCGACCCCGCGTACGTTTCCCTGCGCCGACGTGCCGACGAACTCTGGACCGACCTCGAGGCGGGCCACGACAGGCGGCTCACCTACGAGACCGGGTCGATCGAGGCCGGACCCGCGGGAAGCGATCGCCTCGAGCGATCGCGCCAGGCCTGCGAGGAACACGGCCTCGAGTACGAATCGCTCTCGAGTGCGGCCCTCTCCGATCGGTATCCGGGATTTCAACTCCCGGAGGCGTACGAGGCGATATACCAACCCGACGGCGGCTTTCTCGCTTCCCAGCGGTGTATCGTCGCCCACGTCGAGCGCGCCCACGACGCGGGGGCGACGATCCGGGCTCGAGAGCGCGTCGTCGGCTGGCAGTCGACGGGAGACGGCGACGTCACCGTCGACACGGACCACGCGAGGTACGAGGCGGACAACCTCGTCGTCACGGCCGGCGCGTGGACCGCACAGTTCGTCGACGAACTCGAGGGAATCGTCGTTCCCGACCGACAGGTGCTGGCGAGGCTCCAGCCCGAGGTACCGGAATCCTTCGAACCCGAAGCACATCCGGTCTGGACGCTGCAGGTTCCCGAGGGCCTATTCTACGGGTTTCCCGTCCACGACGTCCCCGGGTTCGAGCTCGGCCGGTGTAATCGTCGGGAGACCGCCGACTCACCGCGCGCGTTCGAACGCGAACCGACGCAGGCGGACGAGCGTCTCCTCCGGGAGTTCGCCGAGGAGCACTTCCCGGACGGCGCGGGGCCGACGATGGGTCTGCAGGCGCGTCCGTCGGCGAGTACGCCCGACGGCGATTTCGTCCTCGATACGCTCGCCGACCACCCGCAGGTCGCTATCGGTGCCGGTTTTTCGGGCCATGGGGCCACGTTCGCGACCGCGATCGGCGAGGTGCTCGCGGACCTCACGCTCGAGGGCGAAACCGAACACGACATCGAGACGTTTTCGCTGGACCGGTTCTGA
- a CDS encoding M24 family metallopeptidase: protein MSERVSPTARVASTLSSRDAAAFVHAGPSRDPAVQYCLRAIDSIESAPTADSFDTTHAVAFDGTRWHHVSRRGVPEDWPRHPVDELATRLADDGVPGTVLAPATIPHDAALYLEQNGFTLASSDVLTRSRRSKTDLERALIERAQQATAAGVKRAATVLAESDSDDEGALLAGGTPLTGERLRIAIDEAIVAAGSLPDGRTRVTGGMRNDAPATSDDSAGASGDRAETSDDVLRAGEPITVAASPRGREGYHGGLVRTFVVDSDGGDSRRAHVALTQAFRSVRSMLTDATHTTTAVEAELEAEIRAYGFGEADAVDTRVTGVGLEPREAPAAADSDVGPETVVRIEAAVRVGDGRSVRIADLLAPGRPAQWLESPSRSLDPGAYADAEPR, encoded by the coding sequence GTGAGCGAGCGTGTGTCCCCGACCGCGCGCGTCGCGTCGACGCTGTCCTCGAGAGACGCCGCGGCGTTCGTCCACGCCGGGCCGTCCCGCGACCCGGCGGTTCAGTACTGTCTGCGAGCGATCGATTCGATCGAGAGCGCTCCGACGGCCGATTCGTTCGATACGACCCACGCCGTCGCGTTCGACGGCACGCGGTGGCACCACGTCAGCCGTCGCGGCGTCCCCGAAGACTGGCCCCGGCATCCGGTCGACGAACTCGCGACTCGACTCGCGGACGATGGAGTCCCCGGAACCGTGCTCGCGCCGGCGACGATTCCCCACGACGCCGCACTCTATCTCGAGCAGAACGGGTTCACGCTCGCCTCGAGCGACGTCCTGACTCGCTCCCGACGCTCGAAAACGGATCTCGAGCGCGCGCTGATCGAACGGGCCCAACAGGCGACCGCAGCCGGCGTGAAGCGAGCGGCGACGGTGCTCGCCGAATCCGACAGCGACGACGAAGGGGCGCTGCTCGCCGGCGGAACGCCGTTAACGGGCGAGCGACTTCGAATTGCGATCGACGAGGCAATCGTGGCGGCGGGATCGCTTCCCGACGGACGGACGCGGGTTACTGGTGGGATGCGAAACGACGCACCCGCAACGAGTGACGACAGTGCCGGAGCAAGCGGCGACAGAGCCGAGACGAGCGACGATGTGCTTCGCGCGGGCGAACCGATCACCGTCGCCGCCTCACCGCGCGGCCGCGAGGGATATCACGGCGGACTGGTCCGCACGTTCGTCGTCGATAGCGACGGCGGCGATTCTCGGCGAGCACACGTCGCACTGACCCAGGCGTTTCGGTCCGTACGGTCGATGCTGACGGACGCGACCCACACGACTACGGCCGTCGAAGCCGAACTCGAGGCCGAGATTCGTGCGTACGGGTTCGGCGAGGCGGACGCCGTCGATACCCGCGTTACCGGCGTCGGGCTCGAGCCGCGAGAAGCGCCCGCAGCGGCCGATTCCGACGTCGGACCCGAAACCGTCGTCCGGATCGAAGCGGCGGTTCGCGTCGGCGACGGCCGATCGGTTCGCATCGCCGACCTGCTCGCCCCCGGTCGACCCGCACAGTGGCTCGAGTCGCCGTCTCGGTCGCTCGATCCCGGGGCGTACGCGGATGCAGAGCCGCGATAG
- a CDS encoding UvrD-helicase domain-containing protein: MTTTETTVTRLFGGPGSGKTTALLDQVEEILEDDNVTFRDILVVSYTRAAAQEVRERLADRLDESPRALQGNVCTMHAKAYDLLDLSRGDVIGESDKEEFCEDYGIEFEDEYSGAGRRTARSTTIGNKIIATSQWLQRTRREVVDWYDVPFQWDVEEVRLPPEIDPNAQEGNKYTPTWPSDDDRIDVPEAIRAWRNYKGSEEKIGFADMLERVRQRSLVPNVDYLVIDEFQDITTLQYDVYQEWKPYVDQVLIAGDDDQVVYSWQGADPALLLEEEVDEDIILPNSYRLPSNVLNAVNQEIRHIEKRQDKDLKPRKEGGAVEAKRNASMLDVVRLVRQTLVEGEGTIMILFRARYQMFQFIDEFITEGVPFTSLTDQRMWTDRLTQYVRAVEAIDNGEDVTGLQARRLADMLQDSAFGTNERDDLFDTIDERQEEAGIDDLEELMIPAEVVADHTPFMPGPESASDMLRKVTNFQKKSVKAYFAIGSYQKMATDRVRVGTIHSAKGREADHVVVGTDLTEKVVEQMVATIEDRSTADLENDAEGITDIPGCEEFTKTTSPVPVLTDNERRVFYVGMSRARERLVLLENLVDGAPTLPVDVLLNNRLTDTPLEELVEQAQNPDADEAEPEVEAEAP; this comes from the coding sequence ATGACTACCACGGAGACGACGGTTACCCGGCTGTTTGGCGGCCCGGGAAGCGGGAAAACGACCGCTCTTCTCGACCAGGTTGAAGAAATTCTCGAAGACGACAACGTTACATTCCGAGACATTCTCGTCGTTTCGTACACGCGAGCGGCCGCACAGGAGGTCCGCGAGCGACTCGCCGACCGACTCGACGAGAGTCCGCGAGCCCTCCAGGGCAACGTCTGTACGATGCACGCCAAGGCGTACGATCTGCTGGATCTCTCTCGCGGCGACGTGATCGGCGAATCCGACAAGGAGGAGTTCTGCGAGGACTACGGAATCGAGTTCGAAGACGAGTACAGCGGTGCCGGCAGGCGGACCGCCCGCTCGACGACGATCGGAAACAAGATCATCGCGACGAGCCAGTGGCTCCAGCGGACCCGACGGGAGGTCGTCGACTGGTACGACGTCCCCTTCCAGTGGGACGTCGAGGAGGTTCGGCTCCCCCCGGAAATCGATCCGAACGCCCAGGAGGGGAACAAGTACACCCCGACGTGGCCCTCGGACGACGACCGGATCGACGTGCCGGAGGCGATCCGCGCCTGGCGAAACTACAAGGGCTCCGAAGAGAAGATCGGCTTCGCGGACATGCTAGAGCGGGTCAGACAGCGCTCGCTCGTCCCGAACGTCGACTACCTGGTGATCGACGAGTTCCAGGACATCACCACGCTGCAGTACGATGTCTATCAGGAGTGGAAACCCTACGTCGATCAGGTCCTGATCGCCGGCGACGACGACCAGGTCGTCTACTCCTGGCAGGGCGCGGACCCGGCCCTGCTGCTCGAGGAGGAAGTCGACGAGGACATCATCCTCCCGAACTCCTACCGGCTGCCGTCGAACGTGCTCAACGCGGTCAATCAGGAGATCAGACACATCGAGAAGCGACAGGACAAGGACCTCAAACCGCGCAAGGAAGGCGGCGCCGTCGAGGCCAAACGCAACGCGTCGATGCTCGACGTCGTCAGACTCGTCCGACAGACGCTGGTCGAAGGCGAGGGGACGATCATGATCCTGTTCCGGGCCCGGTACCAGATGTTCCAGTTCATCGACGAGTTCATCACCGAGGGCGTCCCCTTCACCTCGCTGACCGACCAGCGGATGTGGACCGACCGTCTCACCCAGTACGTGCGCGCGGTCGAGGCGATCGATAACGGCGAAGACGTCACCGGACTGCAGGCCCGTCGCCTCGCCGACATGCTCCAGGACTCCGCGTTCGGAACCAACGAGCGCGACGACCTCTTCGATACGATCGACGAGCGCCAGGAAGAAGCCGGCATCGACGACCTCGAAGAGCTCATGATCCCGGCCGAGGTCGTCGCCGACCATACGCCGTTTATGCCCGGGCCCGAATCCGCCTCGGACATGCTCCGAAAGGTGACGAACTTCCAGAAAAAGAGCGTCAAAGCCTACTTCGCGATCGGCAGCTACCAGAAGATGGCGACCGACCGCGTCCGCGTCGGAACGATCCACTCCGCGAAGGGCCGCGAAGCCGACCACGTCGTCGTCGGCACCGACCTCACCGAGAAGGTCGTCGAACAGATGGTCGCGACCATCGAGGACCGATCGACCGCCGACCTCGAGAACGACGCCGAGGGGATCACGGACATTCCCGGCTGCGAGGAGTTCACCAAGACGACCTCGCCGGTCCCCGTCCTCACCGACAACGAACGCCGGGTCTTCTACGTCGGCATGTCCCGCGCTCGAGAACGGCTGGTCCTGCTCGAGAACCTCGTCGACGGCGCGCCGACGCTTCCGGTCGACGTGTTGCTCAACAACCGCCTGACCGACACGCCCCTCGAGGAGCTCGTCGAACAGGCCCAGAATCCGGACGCCGACGAAGCCGAACCCGAGGTCGAAGCGGAAGCGCCGTGA
- a CDS encoding DUF7563 family protein produces MPTCQNCDSFVTERYAKVFTPQGVDEPRVCPRCPDKVRDGAEVRTARSTRTA; encoded by the coding sequence ATGCCCACCTGCCAGAACTGCGATTCGTTCGTCACGGAGCGGTACGCGAAAGTGTTCACCCCGCAGGGAGTCGATGAGCCGCGAGTCTGCCCCCGCTGTCCCGACAAAGTCCGTGACGGAGCCGAAGTCAGAACCGCCCGCTCGACGCGAACTGCCTGA
- a CDS encoding HVO_0416 family zinc finger protein, whose product MATSPSGADDVFDQFLAERGHDVTDAGWERTYNKKQCPECGGVHDTAATDCTVCGWSPHR is encoded by the coding sequence ATGGCAACCTCACCCAGTGGTGCCGACGACGTGTTCGATCAATTCCTCGCAGAACGCGGTCACGATGTCACAGACGCCGGCTGGGAACGGACGTATAACAAGAAACAGTGTCCGGAGTGTGGCGGCGTACACGATACGGCGGCGACGGACTGCACCGTCTGTGGCTGGTCGCCACACCGATAA
- the ubaA gene encoding SAMP-activating enzyme E1, producing the protein MSDLRLDATQLERYSRHVIMDEVGPEGQQRLLEGSVLIVGAGGLGSPAIQYLAAAGVGHVGIVDDDVVERSNLQRQIVHADGDVGTPKVESAASYVDALNPDIDVETYETRLTSETIADIAGDYDIVLDASDNFATRYLLNDYCALTGTALSHGAIYRFEGQITTFTNGSLAAEDDSDPERPCYRCLFPEAPEPGTVPDCATTGVLGVLPGTVGCVQATEVVKYLLGTGDLLEGRLLMYDAMDMSFETVEIRRNPDCPVCGDSSAIDSVGEVSYDGTCQVSRAE; encoded by the coding sequence ATGAGCGATCTTCGGCTCGACGCGACGCAACTCGAGCGGTACTCGAGACACGTGATCATGGACGAGGTCGGCCCGGAGGGTCAACAGCGGCTGCTCGAGGGATCCGTGCTGATCGTCGGCGCCGGCGGGTTGGGTTCGCCGGCGATCCAGTACCTCGCCGCGGCAGGCGTCGGTCACGTTGGGATCGTCGACGACGACGTCGTCGAGCGCTCGAACTTGCAGCGCCAGATCGTCCACGCCGACGGCGACGTGGGGACCCCGAAAGTCGAGAGCGCGGCCTCGTACGTCGACGCACTGAACCCCGATATCGACGTCGAGACCTACGAAACGCGACTCACCAGCGAAACGATCGCGGACATCGCGGGGGACTACGACATCGTCTTGGACGCGAGCGACAACTTCGCCACGCGATACCTGTTGAACGACTATTGTGCACTCACTGGGACGGCACTATCACACGGCGCGATATACCGGTTCGAGGGCCAGATAACGACGTTCACGAACGGTAGTCTCGCGGCCGAAGACGACTCGGATCCGGAGCGGCCGTGCTACCGGTGTCTGTTCCCCGAAGCGCCCGAACCCGGCACCGTTCCGGACTGTGCGACCACCGGCGTGCTCGGTGTCCTCCCCGGGACCGTCGGCTGCGTGCAGGCGACCGAGGTCGTCAAGTACCTGCTGGGGACAGGCGACCTGCTCGAGGGCCGGCTCCTCATGTACGACGCGATGGACATGTCCTTCGAGACGGTCGAGATCCGACGGAATCCGGACTGTCCGGTTTGTGGCGACTCGAGTGCGATCGATTCTGTGGGCGAGGTCAGCTACGACGGCACGTGTCAGGTGTCACGCGCGGAATAA
- a CDS encoding Hsp20/alpha crystallin family protein produces MSTLREALGDLSDDVFFDLLESDDEYLLVLDIPGVSAETLQVAVAGGQIEIDASREKSVDDDYRYVEENRSLFLDVSLPLPDDATETGASATVERGVLEVTLPKREAAAETTIDVVAGEDA; encoded by the coding sequence ATGTCTACGCTCCGCGAGGCGCTGGGTGACCTCTCCGACGACGTCTTCTTCGATCTTCTCGAGAGCGACGACGAGTACCTGCTCGTTCTCGACATCCCGGGCGTCTCCGCCGAGACCCTCCAGGTGGCCGTCGCAGGCGGACAGATCGAAATCGACGCGAGCCGCGAGAAATCGGTGGACGACGACTACCGATACGTCGAGGAGAACCGATCGCTGTTTCTCGACGTTTCGCTTCCGTTACCCGACGACGCGACCGAGACCGGCGCGAGCGCGACCGTCGAACGGGGCGTCCTCGAGGTGACCCTGCCAAAGCGCGAGGCCGCGGCGGAGACGACGATCGACGTCGTCGCCGGGGAGGACGCCTAA